One region of Oryza sativa Japonica Group chromosome 10, ASM3414082v1 genomic DNA includes:
- the LOC9272050 gene encoding pentatricopeptide repeat-containing protein At2g22410, mitochondrial yields MPPPPPSSRLLALLSARRPPPPLRRLLQIHAHLLAAGLLQDFSSLLAAAYALSTTATATDARTSPPSPLRHALALLSSLPASAYNAAIRALSLSDDGDRHGHGVVRRCLPLYRALLRSGTARPDHLTFPFLLKACARLREWGYGDAALAHVLRLGLDSDVFVVNAATHFLSIRGPMEDARRLFDRSPVRDLVSWNTLIGGYVRRGNPAEALELFWRMVAEDAVVRPDEVTMIAAVSGCGQMRDLELGRRLHGFVDSDGVSCTVRLMNALMDMYIKCGSLEMAKSVFERIEHRTVVSWTTMIVGFAKFGLMDDARKVFDEMPERDVFPWNALMTGYVQCKQCKEALSLFHEMQEASVVPDEITMVNLLTACSQLGALEMGMWVHRYIEKHRLVFSVALGTSLIDMYAKCGNIEKAIHIFKEIPEKNALTWTAMICGLANHGHANEAIEHFRTMIELGQKPDEITFIGVLSACCHAGLVKEGREFFSLMETKYHLERKMKHYSCMIDLLGRAGHLDEAEQLVNTMPMEPDAVVWGAIFFACRMQGNISLGEKAAMKLVEIDPSDSGIYVLLANMYAEANMRKKADKVRAMMRHLGVEKVPGCSCIELNGVVHEFIVKDKSHMDSHAIYDCLHEITLQIKHTADLLSISAAGAV; encoded by the coding sequence atgccgcctccgcctccgtcttcccgtctcctcgccctcctctccgcgcgccgcccgccgcccccgctccgccgcctcctccagaTCCACgcccacctcctcgccgccggcctccttcaagacttctcctccctcctcgccgccgcctacgcgctctccaccaccgccaccgccacggacgcccgcacctcgccgccctccccgctcCGCCACGCGCTCGCGCTCCTCTCCTCGCTCCCGGCCTCCGCCTACAACGCCGCCATCCGAGCACTCTCCCtctccgacgacggcgaccgccATGGCCACGGCGTcgtccgccgctgcctcccgcTCTACCGCGCCCTCCTCCGCTCCGGGACCGCGCGCCCCGACCACCTCACGTTCCCGTTCCTGCTCAAGGCCTGCGCGCGCCTGCGGGAGTGGGGATACGGCGACGCGGCCCTCGCGCACGTCCTCCGCCTCGGCCTCGACTCCGACGTCTTCGTGGTGAACGCGGCCACGCACTTCCTATCGATCCGCGGGCCCATGGAGGACGCACGCAGGCTGTTCGACCGAAGTCCTGTGAGGGACTTGGTGTCGTGGAACACGCTGATCGGAGGGTACGTGCGGCGGGGGAACCCAGCGGAGGCGCTGGAGCTGTTCTGGAGGATGGTGGCAGAGGATGCAGTGGTGAGGCCTGATGAGGTCACGATGATCGCGGCTGTGTCGGGGTGTGGGCAGATGCGTGACCTGGAGCTTGGGAGGCGGCTTCATGGGTTCGTGGATAGTGACGGAGTGAGTTGCACTGTGAGGCTGATGAATGCGCTGATGGATATGTACATCAAGTGTGGCAGTTTAGAGATGGCAAAGTCTGTGTTCGAGAGGATCGAGCACAGGACAGTTGTCTCTTGGACGACGATGATCGTGGGGTTTGCCAAGTTCGGATTGATGGACGATGCACGTAAAGTGTTTGATGAGATGCCTGAAAGGGATGTGTTCCCATGGAATGCACTCATGACCGGTTATGTGCAGTGTAAGCAGTGCAAGGAGGCCCTTTCCTTGTTTCATGAGATGCAGGAAGCAAGTGTGGTGCCTGATGAGATCACAATGGTCAATCTTCTAACTGCTTGTTCGCAGCTCGGAGCATTAGAAATGGGGATGTGGGTTCACCGGTACATTGAGAAACATCGCCTTGTATTTAGTGTTGCGCTTGGCACATCTCTCATTGACATGTACGCTAAGTGTGGAAACATTGAGAAAGCTATCCACATTTTCAAAGAAATTCCCGAGAAAAATGCACTCACATGGACAGCAATGATATGTGGTCTAGCAAATCATGGACATGCCAATGAGGCCATAGAGCACTTCCGGACAATGATAGAGCTTGGACAGAAGCCAGATGAGATTACGTTTATAGGTGTTCTTTCAGCATGCTGTCATGCTGGTTTGGTGAAAGAAGGTCGGGAATTTTTCTCTCTGATGGAGACAAAATATCATCTTGAGAGGAAAATGAAACATTATTCATGTATGATAGACTTACTAGGCAGGGCAGGCCATTTAGACGAAGCAGAGCAGCTAGTAAACACTATGCCTATGGAACCTGATGCAGTAGTTTGGGGTGCTATCTTCTTTGCTTGTAGGATGCAAGGTAATATCTCTCTTGGAGAAAAGGCAGCAATGAAATTGGTAGAAATTGATCCTAGTGATAGTGGAATCTATGTGCTACTGGCTAATATGTATGCAGAAGCGAACATGAGGAAGAAGGCTGACAAAGTCAGGGCTATGATGAGACATTTGGGAGTGGAGAAAGTTCCTGGGTGTAGCTGCATTGAGTTGAATGGTGTGGTTCATGAATTTATCGTGAAGGACAAGTCACATATGGATAGTCATGCTATTTATGACTGCTTGCATGAGATCACCCTACAAATAAAGCATACTGCAGATTTGCTTAGCATTTCTGCGGCTGGTGCGGTGTAG